GACGCACCATGCCCTGCCAGCCGTTGTTCACAATCACCGTTTTGACTGGAATGTTGTACTGAGCCAGGGTGCCTAGCTCTTGCAAGTTCATCTGGAAGCTGGCGTCACCGCTGATGCAGATCACCGTTTCGTTGGGCAGTGCCACCTGCACTCCCATGGCGGCAGGCATGCCGAAGCCCATGGTGCCTAGTCCCGCGCTTGACACCCACTGGCGGGGGCCATTCTTGAGGAACTGAGCTGACCACATCTGGTGCTGCCCGACATCGGTGGTGAAGTAGGCGTGGGGAGCCTGAATGGCCAGCTCGTGGATCACTTCCTGGGGAGACAGCTCGTCGGGATAGGTGGGCACAACCAGGGGATAGTCGCGCTTCCAGCGATCGATGCGATCGCGCCAGGCTGCCGTTTGGTTGGGGGGCGGCAGCTGATTCTCTTCCTCTAGGCGGCTCAGCATGGTGGTCAGTACGTGCTTCACATCGCCCACGATAGGCACCTGGGGAGCGCGATTTTTGCCCACCTCAGCCGGGTCAATATCGATATGGATGACTTGGGCGCGGGAGGCAAACTCGTCTAACTTGCCGGTAACGCGATCGTCAAAGCGAGCGCCAACGGCAATCAGCAGATCGCATTCGCTGACGGCAAAGTTGGCGTAGGCAGTGCCGTGCATGCCAAGCATGCCAAGGGCTAAGGGGTGATGCTCATCAAAGGCGCCCTTGCCCATCAGCGTAGTAGTCACGGGAATTTGAAAATATTCTGCCAGGCGGCGAATTTCGGCATGGGCGCCAGCGGTAATGGCACCACCGCCCACGTAGAGCAGGGGGCGCTCACTCTGGCGCAGGAGGCGCAAAGCCGGATTGACCTGGCGGGGGTTGCCCCTAACAGTAGGTTTGTAGCCGGGCAGACTCACCTGGCCGGGCTCCACGGGCACGTAATCGAATTCTGCTAGACCGATGTCTTTAGGAATGTCGATTAGCACCGGGCCAGGGCGACCGGTCTGGGCAATGTAAAAGGCCTCCGCCACCATGCGCGGAATCTGCTCAGGGGTGCGAGCGACGTAGGAATGCTTGACCAAGGGTAGCGTGATGCCGAAGATGTCGGTCTCTTGAAAGGCGTCGCTGCCGATTGCATGGCTAGGCACCTGACCCGTAATCACCACCATGGGAATTGAGTCCATTTGGGCGGTGGCAATGCCGGTTACCAGGTTGGTGGCTCCAGGGCCAGAGGTGCCGAAGCAAACGCCCACTTTCCCCGTGGCGCGGGCATAGCCGTCAGCGGCATGGGCGCCGCCCTGCTCATGGCGCACCAGGATGTGACTGATGCCCCCAGCGGCTTCGGCGCGGTACAGCTCGTCATAGATCGGCAAAATAGCCCCACCCGGGTAGCCAAAAATATGTTCTACCCCGTGCCGTCTGAGACTATCGATCAGGGCAAAGGCGCCAGAAGCGCGGCGCACAAGAACACTGTTAGGAGCGGCAATGGGAGTTGTCATAGCGGCGGGTGCTTGAGTTGGGCTAGGGCTAGGTTGCATTAGTTAAGAAGAAAATAAAGTCAGAACATTTTCTCCCTCAGGCCACACGGGCAGTGAATAGGCTCACCGCCGCTG
The DNA window shown above is from Leptolyngbya subtilissima AS-A7 and carries:
- the ilvB gene encoding biosynthetic-type acetolactate synthase large subunit, whose protein sequence is MTTPIAAPNSVLVRRASGAFALIDSLRRHGVEHIFGYPGGAILPIYDELYRAEAAGGISHILVRHEQGGAHAADGYARATGKVGVCFGTSGPGATNLVTGIATAQMDSIPMVVITGQVPSHAIGSDAFQETDIFGITLPLVKHSYVARTPEQIPRMVAEAFYIAQTGRPGPVLIDIPKDIGLAEFDYVPVEPGQVSLPGYKPTVRGNPRQVNPALRLLRQSERPLLYVGGGAITAGAHAEIRRLAEYFQIPVTTTLMGKGAFDEHHPLALGMLGMHGTAYANFAVSECDLLIAVGARFDDRVTGKLDEFASRAQVIHIDIDPAEVGKNRAPQVPIVGDVKHVLTTMLSRLEEENQLPPPNQTAAWRDRIDRWKRDYPLVVPTYPDELSPQEVIHELAIQAPHAYFTTDVGQHQMWSAQFLKNGPRQWVSSAGLGTMGFGMPAAMGVQVALPNETVICISGDASFQMNLQELGTLAQYNIPVKTVIVNNGWQGMVRQWQQAFHGERYSSSNMEVGMPNFEVLAQAYGIKGMVVRDRDQLTPTVAAMLAHDGPVLLDVRVRRNENCYPMVAPGKGNHQMIGLPEVHGTGSSTGLTPCVSCGHQNVSTSNFCSECGTKL